From the genome of Candidatus Nitrosocosmicus oleophilus, one region includes:
- a CDS encoding toprim domain-containing protein, with protein sequence MDKIQRLEKIRELKEFVDQINNESTKNSLILVEGKRDLEALSYLGCSGNIQAYHNYKNIVDLADNFRVKYKKLILLLDLDDTGRIMTRKISYLLNQRYIDNYYRNKIIRITQGKIRTIEELRSFYNSML encoded by the coding sequence ATGGATAAGATCCAACGACTAGAGAAAATTAGAGAATTAAAAGAATTTGTGGATCAGATTAACAATGAATCTACCAAAAATTCGTTAATTTTGGTAGAAGGTAAAAGAGATTTGGAGGCATTATCATATTTGGGCTGTTCTGGGAACATACAAGCATATCATAATTACAAAAATATTGTCGATTTGGCGGACAATTTTAGAGTTAAATACAAGAAGTTAATTTTGCTTTTAGATTTGGACGATACTGGTAGAATAATGACGAGAAAAATTTCTTATTTATTAAATCAAAGATATATTGATAATTATTACAGAAATAAGATAATTAGAATCACACAAGGGAAAATAAGGACAATTGAAGAGTTAAGATCATTTTATAATAGTATGCTATGA
- a CDS encoding 50S ribosomal protein L40e produces the protein MPITDVTKRSIAQKRRLFFKICFDCGAKNPIGGTRCRKCHGSQMRLKNRTLGAKK, from the coding sequence ATGCCAATTACCGATGTAACGAAAAGAAGTATTGCACAAAAGCGCCGATTGTTTTTCAAAATCTGTTTTGATTGCGGAGCAAAAAATCCAATAGGCGGAACTAGATGTAGAAAGTGTCATGGCAGCCAAATGCGATTAAAGAATAGAACCCTAGGTGCAAAGAAATAA
- a CDS encoding B12-binding domain-containing radical SAM protein, whose amino-acid sequence MKYPKVVLTADRTLMSPYRGISLASFFGCAPALDPNRSHDSIWYKILGNQVTPKLLFDFICNPIANSNGLADFAPYGLRKLEAALLRDGYSRDDVVVAHPDHIDKFIGPQTEFVGTYEMDPLGMGPVTMTFTYGRKQMSYAEFYNRDLHHRINAAKQKNGSKAKVVVGASGTWQYNYDPAKIEEYGLYAIVEGDLGGIGPELDGVGGRFFDAVINNELETANPFKKSEFKVEVKEFDRNGRKYHGRFLHYSREPKVDEIPDIVNPSMHGMVEVMRGCGRGCKFCDVTLRPLRYYPVEKVQNEIRVNMKYGGLKNAWIHSDDIFVYGLNPRTTKNMQPNREAIEELFKGIMETGVEHTNPTHGTLAGAIADEKLIPNLSRIIKSGPTNHIGVQCGFETGSIRLIGKYADRKLAPFRPSEWHWVVKEGVKTLNENYWVPAFTLIMGLDNNETADDSWETIQLIHQLEKEQPDSKFTVTPLTFVPIGLLEKSDFFDIGNTMDPAKLGVMYKTWQHNFKYAIHKFMHKVGQNDPIKKFFFASLARTLGGVPLNAMERYARRKSPEHEKVIEKIKAQYA is encoded by the coding sequence ATGAAGTACCCAAAGGTTGTTCTTACTGCTGATAGAACATTAATGTCTCCATATCGAGGAATTTCACTCGCATCATTTTTTGGATGTGCTCCTGCACTGGATCCAAATCGTAGTCATGATTCTATTTGGTATAAAATATTAGGAAATCAAGTAACTCCTAAATTGCTTTTTGATTTTATTTGTAATCCTATTGCTAATTCAAACGGATTGGCTGACTTCGCTCCCTATGGCTTGAGAAAACTTGAAGCCGCCTTACTGAGGGACGGGTATTCTAGAGATGATGTAGTTGTTGCTCATCCCGATCATATTGATAAGTTTATTGGGCCACAAACTGAATTCGTAGGTACTTATGAAATGGACCCCCTGGGAATGGGCCCTGTTACAATGACATTTACTTATGGCAGAAAACAAATGTCATACGCTGAATTTTATAATCGTGATCTCCATCATCGAATTAATGCTGCCAAACAAAAGAATGGAAGCAAGGCCAAAGTTGTGGTAGGGGCCTCCGGAACTTGGCAGTATAATTATGACCCAGCCAAAATTGAAGAGTATGGATTATACGCAATCGTAGAGGGAGATTTAGGAGGTATTGGACCTGAACTCGATGGAGTAGGAGGAAGGTTTTTTGATGCTGTAATCAATAACGAGTTAGAAACCGCTAATCCATTCAAGAAATCTGAGTTTAAAGTTGAAGTTAAAGAATTTGATAGAAACGGCAGGAAATATCATGGTAGGTTTCTTCATTATTCTAGAGAACCAAAAGTGGATGAAATTCCTGACATAGTCAACCCAAGTATGCACGGGATGGTTGAGGTAATGAGGGGATGTGGTAGAGGGTGCAAATTTTGCGATGTTACACTTCGACCCTTACGTTATTATCCAGTAGAAAAAGTACAGAATGAAATCCGAGTAAATATGAAATATGGTGGATTAAAAAATGCTTGGATTCATAGCGATGATATTTTTGTTTATGGGCTAAATCCCAGGACAACCAAGAATATGCAACCCAATAGGGAAGCAATAGAAGAACTCTTCAAAGGAATTATGGAAACAGGAGTAGAACATACTAACCCTACACACGGGACTTTAGCTGGAGCCATTGCAGACGAAAAACTAATCCCTAATCTTTCGCGGATAATAAAATCGGGTCCTACTAATCATATTGGTGTGCAGTGTGGATTCGAAACGGGGAGCATAAGACTAATTGGTAAATACGCTGATAGAAAGTTAGCCCCATTTAGGCCATCTGAATGGCATTGGGTAGTAAAAGAAGGTGTAAAAACCTTGAACGAAAACTACTGGGTACCTGCATTCACTCTGATCATGGGATTAGATAACAACGAGACTGCTGATGATAGCTGGGAAACTATCCAGCTAATCCATCAATTAGAGAAAGAACAACCTGATTCCAAATTTACCGTAACACCATTGACTTTTGTCCCGATTGGTCTATTAGAAAAGTCCGACTTCTTTGACATAGGAAACACAATGGATCCAGCAAAATTGGGAGTAATGTATAAAACGTGGCAACACAACTTTAAATATGCCATTCATAAATTCATGCATAAAGTAGGTCAAAATGACCCCATCAAGAAATTCTTTTTTGCATCACTCGCTAGGACACTAGGTGGTGTACCTCTAAATGCTATGGAAAGATATGCTCGTAGGAAGAGTCCTGAACACGAGAAAGTAATTGAAAAAATTAAGGCGCAGTATGCATAA
- a CDS encoding triose-phosphate isomerase, with amino-acid sequence MKNSNKPTTGAMSERKGPLIINLKNYLEISGDKALSLTREAERVSERTDIEIILSPPLPLLAWITKNTKLSVIAQHVDTQQPGPSTGFSIPEIVKGAGGVGSLINHSEHPVNQEIIKDLVPRLRSLGLLSIVCAKNLPELKNITSMCPDYVAIEPPELIGTTKSIATEKPSLISDSFQHLKLVASQSKLICGAGINSSEDIRIAIKLGSKGILAASSVVKSKNWYEKINELASQF; translated from the coding sequence ATGAAAAATTCAAATAAACCTACGACAGGCGCAATGTCCGAAAGAAAGGGGCCACTCATAATCAATTTGAAAAACTACTTGGAGATTTCTGGCGACAAGGCATTATCCCTTACAAGAGAAGCTGAAAGGGTTAGCGAGCGGACGGATATTGAAATAATCCTTTCGCCACCTCTACCCCTTTTAGCATGGATTACAAAAAATACAAAATTAAGTGTAATTGCACAGCATGTAGATACACAACAACCAGGGCCAAGTACTGGCTTTTCAATTCCAGAGATTGTTAAAGGTGCAGGAGGAGTTGGGTCACTAATTAATCATAGCGAGCATCCAGTAAACCAAGAGATCATAAAAGATTTAGTTCCCAGATTGCGTTCGTTGGGTCTCTTAAGCATCGTTTGTGCCAAAAACTTGCCTGAGCTAAAAAACATTACTTCTATGTGTCCAGATTATGTAGCTATAGAGCCCCCAGAACTGATCGGAACTACAAAATCTATTGCTACAGAAAAACCTTCCTTAATTTCTGATTCTTTTCAACACTTAAAATTGGTTGCAAGTCAGTCCAAATTGATTTGCGGAGCCGGAATTAATTCTTCTGAAGACATAAGAATTGCAATCAAATTGGGCTCAAAAGGGATCCTCGCAGCTAGTAGCGTGGTAAAGTCAAAAAATTGGTACGAAAAAATTAATGAATTGGCATCACAATTTTGA
- a CDS encoding fructose-1,6-bisphosphatase, which translates to MKITVSAIKADIGGIGGHTRPSDRLVQTVKDFVIKNGKGILIDSYIGYTGDDIHIVMTHTLGTDNKEIHKLAWEAFTEGTKIAKEQGLYGAGQDLLKDSFSGNVKGMGPGVAEIEMEERPSEVFCVFAADKTEPGAYNFPFWRMFVDARSNTGLIINEELAEGVIFRIMDVMSGKIADLKLWNDKPELEAALMYPGRFVVHSVLTHQREQIVSCSTDRLHNIAGTYVGKDDPIAIVRTQKNFPATEEAGSAFNDPHIVAGNTRGSHHMPFMPVALNSAASLNYSIPIVSCLLFSMHNGKLTGPHDGFGTADWEYQRRLASERATVLRVQGFIHPATLVPDELEYNKGYEARMAKLNEKFK; encoded by the coding sequence ATGAAGATCACTGTTTCAGCAATAAAAGCAGACATTGGAGGAATCGGAGGACACACCAGACCGAGTGATAGATTGGTTCAGACTGTTAAAGATTTTGTGATTAAAAATGGAAAAGGAATTTTGATTGATAGTTATATAGGCTACACAGGCGATGATATCCACATTGTGATGACTCATACGCTTGGGACTGACAACAAAGAAATTCACAAACTCGCCTGGGAAGCATTTACCGAGGGGACAAAAATTGCTAAGGAACAGGGATTATACGGCGCAGGGCAGGATTTACTTAAAGACTCTTTCTCTGGAAATGTAAAAGGAATGGGTCCGGGAGTTGCTGAAATAGAAATGGAAGAAAGACCTAGCGAAGTATTTTGTGTATTTGCTGCAGACAAGACTGAACCAGGGGCCTATAATTTTCCCTTTTGGAGAATGTTTGTCGACGCAAGAAGCAATACAGGACTGATTATTAACGAGGAGCTGGCCGAGGGTGTAATATTTAGGATCATGGATGTAATGTCAGGCAAAATTGCCGATCTTAAACTATGGAACGATAAACCAGAGTTAGAGGCCGCTTTGATGTATCCAGGCAGATTCGTAGTTCATTCTGTGCTAACTCACCAGCGCGAACAGATTGTCTCTTGTTCTACCGACAGGCTTCACAATATAGCAGGAACTTATGTGGGAAAAGATGATCCTATAGCAATCGTAAGAACCCAAAAGAATTTTCCCGCCACAGAAGAAGCAGGTAGTGCTTTTAATGATCCTCACATAGTAGCAGGCAACACTAGGGGTAGCCATCACATGCCATTCATGCCGGTTGCGTTAAATTCCGCAGCTAGTTTGAATTACTCCATTCCCATAGTTTCCTGCTTGTTGTTTAGCATGCATAACGGCAAGCTTACTGGTCCTCATGATGGATTCGGGACAGCAGATTGGGAATATCAACGCAGATTGGCATCTGAGCGGGCAACGGTATTAAGAGTTCAGGGATTTATCCACCCAGCGACTCTTGTACCTGATGAATTAGAATATAATAAAGGATATGAGGCTAGAATGGCTAAATTGAATGAAAAATTCAAATAA
- a CDS encoding argininosuccinate synthase: MSKVILAFSGGLDTSVCVKYLQNLHKLDVITLTVDVGQNDDFDEIKKISSELGAIEHIYVDSKKEFIQNYVTPAIKANALYQQKYPLATALARPLIASKAVDMAKKFNATSISHGCTGKGNDQVRFDLTIRSLDPSLNIIAPIRDMNLTRDKELKYANENGIKISEIAKKYSIDENLWGRAIEGGLLENLENEPSSDSLKYVQQDNTSTEYITIGFEKGIPISLNSQKMDLEKLIDDLNSIAGSHGVGIIDHIEDRVVGIKSREVYEAPAALVLIEAHKDLEKLVLTNSELRFKLLVDEQWAWLSYSGLWLDPLLSDLNAFVEKTQQRVNGEIKVKMHNGSYRVVGRKSMFSLYSNDTVTYLSNSNYDQTLAKGFVALWGLQSTAANSKIMENKE; the protein is encoded by the coding sequence ATGAGTAAAGTAATTCTGGCTTTTTCTGGCGGATTAGATACATCTGTTTGTGTAAAATATTTGCAGAATCTTCATAAACTCGATGTTATTACGCTTACTGTTGACGTAGGTCAAAATGATGACTTTGACGAAATCAAAAAAATTTCATCAGAATTGGGTGCTATAGAACACATTTATGTAGACTCAAAAAAAGAATTCATCCAAAACTACGTTACTCCAGCAATTAAGGCAAACGCCCTATATCAACAAAAATATCCACTTGCAACCGCGTTAGCTCGACCGCTAATTGCTAGTAAAGCTGTCGATATGGCAAAAAAATTTAATGCAACGTCTATTTCCCATGGGTGCACAGGTAAGGGTAACGATCAAGTGAGATTTGATCTTACAATTAGATCTTTGGATCCTAGTTTGAATATAATTGCTCCAATTAGAGATATGAACCTTACAAGGGATAAGGAATTAAAATATGCAAATGAGAATGGAATTAAAATAAGCGAAATAGCAAAGAAATATAGTATTGATGAAAATCTTTGGGGTCGGGCCATTGAAGGAGGCCTCTTGGAGAATTTGGAGAACGAACCTTCTAGTGATTCTCTAAAGTACGTTCAGCAGGACAATACCTCTACTGAATATATAACGATCGGATTCGAAAAAGGGATACCTATTTCTTTGAACAGTCAAAAAATGGATCTCGAAAAGCTAATCGATGACCTCAATAGTATTGCTGGATCACATGGAGTTGGCATAATTGACCATATTGAGGATAGAGTAGTGGGCATAAAATCACGTGAAGTATATGAGGCTCCTGCTGCACTGGTATTAATAGAAGCCCATAAGGACCTTGAAAAATTGGTGTTGACTAACTCCGAACTCCGTTTCAAACTATTAGTCGATGAACAGTGGGCATGGTTATCATATTCAGGATTATGGTTGGACCCGCTATTATCTGATTTGAATGCGTTTGTCGAGAAAACACAACAAAGAGTAAACGGTGAAATAAAGGTTAAAATGCATAACGGATCCTATCGTGTTGTAGGAAGAAAATCAATGTTTTCGCTATATAGCAATGACACAGTAACTTATTTGTCTAATTCTAATTATGATCAAACGTTGGCGAAAGGTTTTGTCGCACTTTGGGGCTTACAATCTACTGCTGCTAATTCAAAAATCATGGAAAATAAGGAGTAA
- the lysX gene encoding lysine biosynthesis protein LysX codes for MAKLDILFDKLRFEEKALYNTAVKKGIDVRLVDSRNIIIDTDDLDSNEFEFGDVLLQRSISHFRGQFLTYCLELCGYNVINSSRIGEICGNKLLTSMILKKNDIPTPKSYFSFNSDSAFNFISTIDLEQNPLVFKPVIGSWGRGVFPVRNKEIGKIIVEMRQESTSPFSSIFYFQELIHRPPRDIRCIVVGEKLIAAVYRYSSDDEWRTNVAKGGKAELIEVTSELEELALKAARAVGAGVLGIDMMEDEKRGLVVHEINNTVEFRGASLATGIDIADMIIEYVKDRGKK; via the coding sequence ATGGCAAAATTAGATATCCTTTTTGATAAATTAAGATTTGAAGAAAAGGCTCTCTATAATACTGCAGTTAAAAAGGGAATTGACGTGAGGTTAGTCGATTCAAGAAATATCATTATTGATACTGATGATTTGGATTCAAATGAATTTGAATTCGGAGATGTACTTTTGCAGCGTAGCATAAGTCACTTTCGGGGACAATTTCTAACCTATTGCTTAGAGCTGTGTGGCTATAATGTAATAAATAGTTCAAGAATCGGGGAGATATGTGGTAACAAATTATTAACCTCAATGATCCTAAAGAAAAACGACATCCCTACTCCTAAATCTTATTTCTCATTTAATTCTGATTCTGCATTTAACTTTATAAGTACAATAGACCTTGAACAGAATCCATTAGTATTCAAACCAGTCATTGGCTCTTGGGGACGAGGTGTATTCCCTGTGCGGAATAAAGAAATAGGAAAGATAATTGTAGAAATGAGACAAGAAAGTACTAGTCCGTTCTCAAGTATTTTCTATTTTCAGGAATTGATTCATAGGCCACCAAGAGATATTCGTTGTATAGTAGTGGGTGAAAAATTGATTGCAGCAGTATATAGATATTCATCTGATGATGAATGGCGGACCAATGTAGCCAAAGGTGGTAAGGCTGAATTAATTGAAGTAACATCCGAGTTAGAGGAGTTAGCTCTAAAGGCTGCTAGGGCGGTAGGGGCAGGAGTTCTAGGCATAGACATGATGGAGGATGAAAAACGGGGACTAGTAGTGCATGAAATAAATAATACCGTCGAGTTTAGGGGAGCAAGCCTGGCTACTGGAATTGATATTGCCGATATGATAATTGAATATGTAAAAGATCGTGGTAAGAAATAG
- the argC gene encoding N-acetyl-gamma-glutamyl-phosphate reductase, which produces MKIGVIGASGFVGGELLRLLVTHPKVDVSMVTSRQRVGEYVHRIHPSLKSFINLTFSELNIDKLTDTCDLVFVSVPHGKSNKIVVELFKRGIKIIDLSADFRLKSPEDYVKWYGWEHPYPEMLANSVYGVPEFHREQIKNAKLVSCPGCMAVTSLLALKPLVENDVIDTDHLVVDSKIGSSGAGGQANSATHHAMRYGVIRPYKPAKHRHTGEIEQELSLLGGKKIHVSMTPHAVNMVRGILTTNHAFLKKDLSELELWKMYRNSYNNESFVRLIRDKNGIYKFPDPKFVIASNFCDVGFDLDEDNKRIVAMSASDNLMKGAAGSAIQNLNVMSGFDEMTGLKFTPVTPV; this is translated from the coding sequence ATGAAAATTGGAGTTATAGGCGCTTCCGGTTTCGTGGGTGGAGAGTTGCTTAGGCTACTGGTAACTCACCCCAAAGTCGATGTATCGATGGTTACATCAAGACAGAGAGTAGGTGAATATGTTCACAGGATTCATCCAAGTTTAAAAAGTTTTATTAATTTAACATTTTCAGAGCTTAATATTGACAAATTAACTGACACATGTGACTTAGTTTTTGTTTCTGTTCCTCATGGGAAATCTAATAAAATTGTTGTTGAACTATTTAAGAGAGGTATTAAGATAATTGACCTTTCTGCAGATTTTAGATTAAAGAGTCCAGAGGATTATGTCAAATGGTATGGGTGGGAACATCCATATCCTGAAATGTTGGCAAATTCTGTTTATGGAGTTCCCGAATTTCATCGCGAACAAATAAAAAATGCAAAGTTAGTCTCTTGTCCTGGATGCATGGCCGTTACTTCTCTACTTGCATTAAAACCGTTAGTTGAGAACGATGTGATAGATACCGACCACCTTGTAGTAGATAGTAAGATCGGTTCATCAGGTGCAGGGGGGCAAGCCAACTCTGCTACACATCATGCCATGCGCTATGGCGTTATTCGTCCTTACAAACCTGCTAAACATCGTCACACTGGAGAAATAGAGCAAGAATTAAGTTTGCTCGGTGGGAAGAAAATTCATGTAAGCATGACTCCTCATGCTGTTAATATGGTTAGGGGGATATTGACTACAAACCATGCATTTTTGAAGAAGGATCTAAGTGAGTTGGAACTTTGGAAAATGTATAGAAATTCATATAATAATGAGTCATTCGTGAGATTGATAAGAGACAAGAATGGAATATACAAATTCCCAGATCCGAAATTTGTAATAGCATCTAATTTTTGCGATGTCGGGTTCGACTTGGACGAGGACAATAAACGAATCGTAGCAATGTCTGCTTCTGACAATTTAATGAAAGGTGCAGCCGGCTCTGCAATTCAAAACCTTAACGTAATGTCAGGGTTTGATGAAATGACAGGGCTAAAATTCACTCCAGTTACTCCAGTATGA
- a CDS encoding [LysW]-aminoadipate/[LysW]-glutamate kinase — translation MIVIKIGGSIVEGLNPTIFEDFNDLVKKQKVVIVHGGGKDVTSIANSMGKEQKFIMSPAGKRSRYTDKETAMIYTMVMSGKISKNITGMLQSKGISSVGITGIDGEMIKADRKKKLMILNEKGRKMLIEGGYTGKVSTVNPKLINCLLENDYVPVISPIAISDEFEFLNVDGDRAAANVAGALQSDVVIFITNVNGLLMDDHLIPSLSLEEAKSMMPQIGPGMEKKVLACTEALAMGVKKAIIASGSVQNPIMSALESKNCTVIS, via the coding sequence ATGATTGTAATCAAAATAGGAGGTAGTATAGTGGAGGGATTGAACCCTACTATCTTTGAAGACTTTAATGATTTGGTAAAAAAACAAAAAGTTGTAATAGTTCATGGGGGCGGAAAAGACGTTACTAGTATAGCAAACAGCATGGGGAAGGAACAGAAATTCATAATGTCCCCCGCAGGTAAGCGTAGTAGGTATACCGATAAAGAGACTGCAATGATTTACACTATGGTTATGTCGGGTAAGATCAGTAAGAACATTACTGGGATGCTGCAAAGTAAAGGTATATCTTCTGTAGGGATAACTGGTATTGACGGGGAAATGATTAAGGCAGATCGAAAAAAGAAATTGATGATACTTAATGAAAAAGGTAGAAAAATGTTAATAGAAGGGGGATACACTGGTAAAGTTTCAACAGTAAATCCTAAGTTGATTAATTGCTTGTTAGAAAACGATTACGTGCCTGTCATTTCCCCTATAGCCATTAGCGATGAGTTTGAATTTCTGAACGTAGACGGCGATCGGGCAGCGGCTAATGTAGCTGGAGCCCTCCAATCTGATGTGGTAATCTTCATTACCAACGTAAATGGGCTATTGATGGATGATCATTTGATACCTAGTCTTTCTCTGGAGGAGGCAAAAAGCATGATGCCACAAATTGGGCCAGGGATGGAAAAAAAAGTGCTTGCTTGTACAGAGGCCTTGGCTATGGGCGTAAAAAAAGCTATAATAGCCTCTGGTTCAGTACAAAATCCTATAATGTCTGCTCTTGAAAGCAAGAATTGCACAGTGATCTCATGA
- a CDS encoding aminotransferase class III-fold pyridoxal phosphate-dependent enzyme, with the protein MQGVESEESFVGDLYQRFPVTISKGKGCKVWDTNNKEYLDCMGGYGVALVGHCNDRVIKAITTQARELITCHMSVYNNVRLNFLEKFSKIAPINLQKTFFTNSGTESVEAALKFSRKYTGKPGVLALNGSYHGKTFGSLSVTYNEKYRKSFLPLLDNIQFIPYSESNTISEIVTKTNNKIGTVIVEPIQGETGIIMPPPDFLKDIRNICNENDLVLIFDEIQSGLGRTGKMWAGQHWNVEPDIMCLAKGIAGGVPMGLTVMRSEILDCLKVGEHSSTFAGNPLACAAGSATIDSLTEDNLVSNSESMGRIFKSGLLKIKEKYKIVREVRGLGMMLGVEMRFDVKDILLDGIKNGILLLYSGRNILRLLPPIVMKEEEVNKSLELIEKLIYNEEKRRFG; encoded by the coding sequence ATGCAAGGTGTAGAGAGTGAAGAGTCCTTTGTCGGGGATTTGTATCAGAGATTCCCTGTTACTATCTCAAAAGGAAAAGGATGCAAAGTTTGGGATACCAATAACAAAGAATACCTTGACTGTATGGGTGGCTATGGAGTAGCCCTGGTAGGCCATTGTAATGATCGGGTCATTAAGGCAATTACTACTCAGGCTCGGGAATTAATTACATGTCACATGTCTGTTTATAATAACGTCCGACTTAACTTTCTTGAGAAATTCTCCAAAATAGCTCCAATAAATCTGCAAAAAACCTTTTTCACAAATAGTGGGACTGAATCTGTAGAGGCTGCTTTAAAATTTTCTAGGAAATATACTGGTAAGCCTGGCGTTTTGGCTTTGAATGGCAGTTACCATGGAAAGACTTTTGGATCTTTATCTGTAACTTATAATGAGAAATATAGAAAGTCGTTTTTGCCCTTGTTGGACAATATACAATTCATTCCATACTCTGAATCAAACACAATTTCAGAGATTGTGACAAAGACAAATAACAAGATAGGGACTGTAATAGTGGAACCTATTCAAGGCGAAACTGGTATCATTATGCCTCCACCCGATTTTCTAAAGGATATTAGAAATATTTGTAATGAAAATGACTTGGTCCTTATTTTTGATGAAATCCAGTCTGGATTAGGGAGAACTGGCAAAATGTGGGCGGGGCAACATTGGAATGTTGAACCAGATATAATGTGCTTGGCGAAAGGTATTGCAGGTGGTGTTCCGATGGGACTTACGGTCATGCGTTCTGAAATTTTAGACTGTCTAAAGGTTGGAGAACATTCCTCTACATTTGCTGGAAACCCTTTAGCCTGCGCGGCAGGCTCTGCAACTATAGATTCTTTAACTGAGGATAATCTCGTCTCAAATTCAGAATCAATGGGTCGTATTTTTAAGTCCGGCTTATTAAAAATCAAAGAAAAATATAAGATTGTTCGAGAGGTCAGAGGACTAGGAATGATGCTTGGGGTAGAAATGAGGTTTGATGTAAAGGACATTCTTCTTGATGGTATCAAAAACGGTATATTGTTGCTTTATTCAGGTAGAAACATTTTAAGATTGCTACCTCCAATAGTCATGAAAGAAGAAGAAGTGAACAAGTCTCTGGAACTAATTGAAAAGCTAATATATAACGAGGAGAAGAGACGATTTGGTTGA
- a CDS encoding Lrp/AsnC family transcriptional regulator, producing the protein MVDNLNSIDEKIIGILKSDSRKSFVEIANSIGMSESAVRRRVKNLQDTGIIRKFTIDMGPSNKTSAITLISVSSVADTSKVSDQLLKLKGVEIVYEITGQYDIATIIVAPTILEINSYIDEIRKIDGVSDTNTVIILRTLGSLN; encoded by the coding sequence TTGGTTGATAATCTGAATAGTATAGATGAAAAAATAATAGGAATACTGAAAAGTGATTCACGAAAGTCGTTTGTTGAGATCGCGAATTCTATAGGAATGTCTGAATCTGCGGTTCGTCGTAGGGTAAAAAACTTACAGGATACCGGTATAATCCGAAAATTTACAATCGATATGGGCCCTTCCAATAAGACCAGTGCCATAACGCTAATTTCTGTAAGTTCTGTAGCTGATACGTCTAAGGTGTCTGATCAATTATTAAAACTCAAAGGTGTGGAAATCGTATACGAGATAACAGGTCAATATGATATAGCAACCATAATAGTAGCACCTACTATATTAGAAATAAACTCATATATCGATGAAATTCGGAAAATTGATGGCGTATCTGATACTAATACGGTAATAATCTTGAGAACTTTGGGAAGTTTGAACTAA